Proteins from a genomic interval of Bradyrhizobium sp. CCGB01:
- a CDS encoding nodulation protein NodZ: protein MLVDLPMKERFVVSRRRTGFGDCLWSLAAAWQYAKRTGRTLVIDWRGSCYLDEPFTNAFGVFFEPIQSIAGVRVICDEQINQLSFPGPFFPAWWNRPSIDCVYRPNEQIFRERDELRRLFEDQNDTHANTVVCDACLMWGCDQDAERQIFQAVKLRSEIQSRIDAIYQEHFGGRSVIGVHVRHGNGEDVMGHAPYWVDPQLALGQVCAAIEKAKALPHAKPVTVFLCTDSPKVLRQVSAWFPDLFSISKRFQADQAGPLHSAELGAEGGFSALIEMYLLGRCDTVIRFPPTSAFTRYARLVAPRVIEFDLNDPSRLIVFDGEAVRKNS from the coding sequence CCTCGCGGCTGCCTGGCAGTACGCCAAGCGGACAGGGCGTACACTGGTCATCGATTGGCGCGGCTCTTGTTATCTCGATGAACCCTTCACCAACGCCTTTGGGGTCTTCTTCGAGCCAATTCAAAGCATCGCGGGCGTACGCGTGATTTGCGATGAACAGATCAATCAGCTCTCATTTCCGGGGCCATTCTTTCCAGCTTGGTGGAATAGGCCATCCATCGACTGCGTTTATCGACCAAATGAGCAGATTTTTCGCGAGCGTGACGAGCTCCGGAGGCTCTTCGAAGATCAAAATGATACTCACGCGAATACTGTAGTATGTGATGCTTGTTTGATGTGGGGTTGTGATCAGGACGCGGAGCGACAGATATTTCAGGCGGTCAAGCTGCGGTCGGAAATTCAATCGCGGATTGATGCAATTTATCAGGAGCACTTTGGCGGCCGCAGCGTAATAGGTGTTCATGTTCGACACGGCAACGGTGAAGATGTCATGGGGCACGCACCTTACTGGGTAGATCCGCAGCTGGCCTTGGGGCAGGTATGCGCTGCCATTGAAAAGGCCAAGGCGTTGCCCCACGCAAAGCCAGTTACAGTATTTTTGTGTACGGACAGCCCGAAAGTGCTGCGTCAGGTGTCCGCCTGGTTTCCCGACCTCTTTTCGATCTCAAAGCGCTTTCAAGCGGATCAGGCAGGACCATTACACAGTGCAGAACTGGGCGCGGAGGGTGGGTTTTCTGCCCTGATCGAGATGTACCTCCTCGGTCGATGCGATACCGTAATCCGTTTTCCGCCGACCAGCGCCTTCACGCGCTATGCGCGCCTTGTCGCGCCACGCGTTATTGAGTTCGATTTGAACGATCCGAGCCGTTTGATCGTCTTCGATGGGGAGGCCGTTCGCAAGAACTCGTAA
- the nifA gene encoding nif-specific transcriptional activator NifA, giving the protein MQDNVSKFELSASKETKGGVDVVTVQIASECEWPGSEGGVSYPVDLPLNEIALRGVLEISNMLASPSRLEVALASVIDLLQSSLQMRHGVVSLLADDDVAEIAVGAGWSEGSDERYRMRLPQKAIEQIVSTGMPFVAEDVATNPAFSAADMEVLGASDHMRLSFIGVPIGVDGKVVGTLSIERLPDIDAMFPLDSDVRLLTMIANLVGQAVKLHRLVARDRKRLMAESYRWQKELLEFKQQARERKRVHIDGIIGTSPALRGLLDKIAVVAKSNATVLLRGESGTGKELVAKAIHELSPRAKRPFIKMNCAALPETVLESELFGHEKGAFTGALNSRKGRFELADKGTLFLDEIGEISGSFQAKLLRVLQEQEFERVGSGHTMKVDVRVIAATNKDLEGAVAKNEFRADLYYRISVVPLLLPPLRERRSDIPLLATEFLKSFNGENSRTLTFDPSAMEVLMNCGFPGNVRELENCVQRTATLAPGPFIFRSDFACCHGQCLSALLWKSGLGEPKPRAALSGEQSAKPPMSTPDAASSIAVLAPPVEATSADHAVLNGAKLTDRERLIAAMEKSGWVQAKAARLLGLTPRQIGYALRKYGIEIKRL; this is encoded by the coding sequence ATGCAAGACAATGTTTCGAAGTTCGAACTAAGTGCAAGCAAGGAGACGAAGGGCGGCGTCGACGTTGTCACGGTGCAAATTGCTTCCGAATGCGAATGGCCCGGCTCGGAAGGCGGGGTGAGTTATCCCGTGGACCTGCCGTTGAACGAAATCGCGCTCCGAGGAGTGCTCGAAATATCGAACATGCTCGCCAGTCCCTCGCGGCTCGAAGTCGCGCTGGCAAGCGTCATCGATCTGCTGCAGTCCTCTCTGCAGATGCGGCACGGTGTCGTCTCTCTCCTGGCAGACGATGACGTCGCGGAGATTGCGGTCGGAGCGGGCTGGAGCGAAGGAAGCGATGAGCGTTACCGCATGCGCCTGCCCCAAAAAGCGATTGAGCAGATTGTCTCCACGGGCATGCCGTTCGTGGCTGAGGACGTTGCTACTAATCCGGCGTTTAGCGCAGCTGATATGGAAGTGCTCGGCGCATCCGATCACATGCGGCTGTCGTTCATCGGGGTTCCCATCGGCGTCGATGGAAAAGTGGTGGGCACGCTATCCATCGAACGTTTGCCAGACATCGACGCGATGTTCCCGCTGGATTCCGATGTCCGGCTACTCACCATGATCGCCAACCTAGTTGGGCAGGCGGTGAAGCTTCATCGCCTGGTAGCGCGCGACCGCAAGCGCCTTATGGCCGAGAGCTATAGATGGCAGAAGGAACTTCTTGAATTTAAGCAGCAAGCGCGAGAACGGAAGAGAGTTCACATCGATGGTATAATCGGTACCAGTCCAGCGCTGCGGGGACTGCTCGACAAGATCGCTGTGGTAGCCAAGTCGAACGCTACGGTCTTATTGCGGGGTGAATCGGGCACGGGCAAGGAGCTGGTGGCCAAAGCAATTCATGAGCTATCCCCCCGCGCCAAGCGGCCGTTCATCAAAATGAACTGCGCGGCGCTGCCCGAGACAGTGCTGGAATCCGAATTGTTTGGTCATGAAAAGGGAGCCTTTACCGGCGCTCTCAATTCACGCAAAGGACGCTTTGAACTCGCCGACAAGGGCACTCTGTTTCTGGACGAGATCGGCGAGATCTCGGGCTCGTTTCAGGCGAAGCTGTTGCGGGTTCTTCAGGAGCAAGAGTTCGAGCGGGTCGGTAGCGGCCACACCATGAAAGTTGATGTCCGCGTGATTGCTGCAACCAACAAGGATCTGGAAGGGGCGGTGGCAAAGAACGAGTTTCGCGCAGATCTCTATTATCGCATTAGCGTGGTTCCTTTGCTGCTGCCGCCCTTGCGCGAGAGGCGCAGCGACATTCCGCTGCTTGCGACTGAGTTTCTCAAAAGTTTTAACGGCGAGAACAGCCGTACGTTAACGTTTGATCCGAGCGCCATGGAAGTGCTGATGAATTGCGGTTTTCCGGGCAATGTGCGAGAACTCGAAAATTGCGTGCAGCGGACTGCGACACTTGCCCCAGGGCCATTCATTTTTAGGAGCGATTTTGCCTGCTGCCATGGTCAATGCCTTTCTGCCCTGCTGTGGAAAAGCGGATTAGGTGAACCGAAGCCGCGGGCGGCGCTAAGTGGTGAGCAATCGGCGAAACCACCCATGTCAACCCCTGACGCAGCTTCGTCGATTGCCGTTCTGGCTCCGCCTGTCGAGGCTACGTCGGCCGATCATGCGGTCTTGAATGGTGCGAAACTGACGGATCGCGAGCGCCTCATTGCTGCAATGGAAAAGTCTGGCTGGGTGCAGGCGAAGGCAGCGCGTCTACTCGGACTAACGCCGCGCCAAATAGGTTACGCGCTGAGGAAGTATGGCATTGAAATCAAACGTTTGTGA
- a CDS encoding transglycosylase domain-containing protein, with product MTSLDRLSLRRWQRWLLVEPLSEVLTLVLGGLILAMAFAVSTIRAPLQEDWLKASSVTACLFDQAGLPIGRGTVDHGVSVPLGGFPDALIKAMLATENRDFYDQFAIDFAGALRAFLMITQNDRVHQVDSSITRQLVRSLVSNPKRSIEDTVKEILLAAWLEWNLTKDEALRLYLNCVNLGGDALGVDGAARFYFNKPARQVNLAEAARQGGLIQAPTSYAPHFELTAARARQRGAGQPGRKPGS from the coding sequence TTGACCAGTCTAGACCGCCTCTCTCTCAGGCGATGGCAGCGCTGGCTGCTGGTCGAGCCCCTTTCGGAAGTCCTGACCCTCGTTCTTGGCGGACTGATTCTAGCGATGGCATTTGCGGTCTCCACTATTCGCGCTCCTCTGCAAGAGGATTGGCTAAAGGCCTCCAGTGTCACAGCGTGTCTGTTTGACCAGGCCGGTCTTCCGATTGGTCGCGGAACGGTTGACCATGGCGTTTCGGTCCCTCTCGGGGGCTTTCCCGACGCGCTGATCAAGGCCATGCTCGCAACCGAGAACCGCGACTTCTACGACCAATTCGCCATCGACTTTGCGGGCGCTCTGCGCGCTTTCCTGATGATAACGCAGAACGATCGCGTTCACCAGGTCGACTCTTCGATCACCCGGCAGCTCGTCCGGAGTCTGGTTTCAAACCCTAAGCGCAGTATCGAGGACACGGTCAAAGAGATCTTGCTTGCGGCCTGGCTAGAATGGAACCTGACGAAAGATGAAGCCCTGAGACTGTACCTGAACTGCGTCAATCTGGGTGGTGATGCGCTGGGTGTCGACGGCGCCGCCCGCTTTTACTTCAATAAGCCGGCCCGTCAGGTGAATCTCGCTGAAGCTGCGAGGCAGGGCGGCCTGATCCAGGCGCCGACGAGTTATGCCCCTCACTTCGAATTGACCGCTGCGCGTGCTCGCCAACGCGGTGCTGGACAACCTGGTCGAAAACCGGGTTCATGA